In Bacillus sp. DX3.1, the following proteins share a genomic window:
- a CDS encoding heavy metal-binding domain-containing protein, which translates to MIVTTTSVIQGKEIIEYIDIVNGEAIMGANIVRDLFASVRDVVGGRAGAYESKLKEARDIAMEEMKTLAKQKGANAIVGIDVDYEVVREGMLMVAVSGTAVRV; encoded by the coding sequence ATGATCGTAACGACAACTTCTGTTATTCAAGGGAAAGAAATTATAGAATATATTGATATCGTAAATGGTGAAGCAATTATGGGTGCTAATATCGTGCGCGATTTATTTGCTTCTGTTCGTGATGTTGTCGGTGGCCGTGCTGGTGCATATGAAAGTAAATTAAAAGAAGCTCGTGATATTGCGATGGAAGAGATGAAAACTCTTGCGAAGCAAAAAGGTGCGAATGCCATTGTTGGTATCGATGTGGATTATGAAGTAGTTCGCGAAGGTATGTTGATGGTAGCAGTAAGCGGTACAGCAGTACGCGTGTAA
- a CDS encoding ABC transporter ATP-binding protein translates to MLRRFFAYYKPYKGLFVLDFTCAVIAGLLELGFPLVVNQFIDKLLPGQNWTLILWACIGLFAIYVLNAGLQYVVTYWGHMLGINIETNMRQKLFDHIQKLSFRFFDNNKTGHLISRLTNDLMEIGEIAHHGPEDLFIAVMTLIGAFSFMLAINWKLALLTFFVIPFLLWLAIYFNRKMTGAFRRLFSDVADFNACIENNVGGIRVVQAFGNEKFEKEQFAVNNARFRTTKLMAYKIMALNSSISYMLMRLVTLFVLVCGTWFVIQGELTYGGFIGFVLLTNVLFRPIEKINAVIESYPKGIAGFKRYIELLETEPDIVDAPNAIEVKHVHGEIQYSNVTFGYEKQEPILKNIDLKIHAGETVAFVGPSGAGKTTLCSLLPRFYELESGSIKIDDIDTQEMTLSSLRKQIGIVQQDVFLFSGTIRENIAYGNLQAPESEIWEAVKRAQLEDLIYSQPDGLDTVIGERGVKLSGGQKQRLAIARMFLKNPPILILDEATSALDTETELAIQQALAELSVGRTTLVIAHRLATIKNADRIIVVNKDGIAEQGSHEELIEQGGGYSRLYEAQFSS, encoded by the coding sequence ATGCTTCGCCGTTTTTTTGCTTACTATAAGCCGTATAAAGGGCTATTTGTACTTGATTTTACTTGTGCTGTAATTGCAGGACTTCTTGAACTTGGGTTCCCACTTGTGGTGAATCAGTTTATTGATAAATTACTGCCAGGACAAAATTGGACGTTAATTCTATGGGCTTGTATCGGATTATTTGCAATTTATGTTTTAAATGCTGGACTTCAATATGTGGTTACATACTGGGGACATATGCTTGGGATTAATATTGAAACAAATATGCGTCAAAAATTATTTGATCATATTCAAAAGCTATCATTTCGTTTTTTTGATAACAATAAAACAGGACACTTAATTTCTCGTCTTACAAATGATTTAATGGAAATTGGTGAAATTGCCCATCATGGACCTGAGGATTTGTTTATTGCGGTTATGACTCTCATTGGTGCATTCTCATTCATGCTGGCTATTAACTGGAAGTTAGCACTTCTTACGTTCTTCGTTATTCCATTCTTGCTTTGGTTAGCAATCTATTTTAATCGTAAGATGACAGGTGCTTTTAGACGTCTATTCTCAGATGTGGCTGATTTTAATGCATGTATTGAAAATAACGTGGGCGGTATTCGTGTTGTACAAGCGTTTGGGAACGAGAAGTTCGAGAAGGAGCAATTTGCAGTGAATAATGCTCGTTTTCGTACGACAAAGTTAATGGCTTATAAAATTATGGCTTTAAATTCATCAATTAGTTACATGCTAATGCGCCTCGTTACATTGTTTGTATTAGTATGCGGAACTTGGTTTGTCATTCAAGGTGAATTAACATATGGCGGATTTATTGGTTTTGTATTATTAACGAATGTTTTATTCCGTCCGATTGAAAAAATTAATGCTGTTATTGAAAGTTATCCAAAAGGAATTGCTGGCTTTAAAAGGTACATTGAACTATTGGAAACAGAACCTGATATTGTAGATGCACCAAATGCAATTGAAGTCAAACATGTACATGGTGAAATTCAATATAGCAACGTTACATTCGGATATGAAAAACAAGAACCCATTTTAAAAAATATTGATTTGAAAATTCATGCTGGAGAAACGGTTGCTTTTGTTGGGCCATCTGGTGCAGGGAAAACAACATTATGCAGCCTGCTGCCACGTTTCTATGAACTTGAATCTGGATCTATCAAGATTGATGATATTGATACGCAAGAAATGACACTATCATCACTTCGTAAACAAATTGGTATCGTGCAGCAAGATGTGTTTTTATTCTCTGGGACGATTAGAGAGAATATTGCTTACGGAAACTTACAAGCACCCGAATCTGAAATTTGGGAGGCTGTAAAACGTGCTCAATTAGAGGACTTAATTTATTCACAACCAGATGGACTAGATACGGTAATTGGCGAGCGAGGCGTGAAGCTTTCTGGTGGTCAAAAGCAACGTTTAGCAATTGCACGTATGTTTCTTAAAAACCCACCAATTCTCATTTTGGATGAAGCGACTTCTGCGCTTGATACGGAAACAGAATTGGCAATACAACAAGCGCTTGCTGAGCTGTCAGTTGGCCGTACAACGTTAGTTATTGCACATCGACTTGCAACGATTAAAAATGCGGACCGTATTATCGTTGTAAATAAGGATGGTATTGCTGAGCAAGGCTCACACGAAGAACTGATTGAACAAGGCGGAGGTTATAGTAGGTTATATGAAGCACAATTTAGTTCGTAA
- a CDS encoding PDZ domain-containing protein, with protein sequence MVVKRFVEAWLFEVIKAVGRFFLHPAVYVFFISSIFVGYLRVLRERKDFSFKVYDVLFEMRTSMFAGIGYGFLVSVITIGAGLVLSQASIWAILIWTLLFGLAAQYRYLSSAYTFGIAIVAAMLSSKLPIPFLQLQDGEERTIPSLAILLGVMLIVEGLLISKNAVRHSTPKLRQGKRGLNIGLHESKRLWLVPIFILVPGDAVTQFVSWWPVVSVGSQTYSLFLVPFLIGFMRTIKSYEPTEALLFTGRRVFGLAALVLILGVASYWWPLLAIVAMGVAMLGRFTISMQERIVDETRPAYFAARNDGLVVLGTIPNTAGAEMNLKPGEVITKVNGVIPMSVEEFYDALQTKTTGAFCKLEVLDTNGELRLVQNALYAGVHYELGIVFVEQEHKWDTEAM encoded by the coding sequence ATGGTGGTGAAGCGGTTCGTGGAGGCATGGTTGTTTGAGGTAATAAAGGCAGTTGGACGTTTTTTCTTGCACCCTGCTGTTTATGTATTTTTTATAAGTAGTATTTTTGTTGGATATTTGCGTGTATTACGAGAACGAAAAGATTTTTCTTTTAAAGTATACGATGTTTTGTTTGAAATGCGGACATCAATGTTCGCTGGAATTGGATATGGATTTCTTGTATCAGTGATCACAATTGGAGCTGGACTTGTTCTCTCGCAAGCTAGTATATGGGCGATTCTAATTTGGACGCTATTATTTGGACTAGCCGCTCAATATAGATATTTGTCTTCTGCATACACATTCGGCATAGCGATTGTAGCAGCAATGTTATCATCTAAGCTACCCATCCCTTTTTTACAGCTTCAAGATGGGGAAGAGCGTACGATTCCTTCTCTTGCAATTTTACTTGGCGTGATGCTGATTGTAGAAGGATTATTGATTTCTAAAAATGCAGTGCGGCATTCAACGCCAAAACTGCGACAAGGAAAGCGCGGTTTAAATATTGGGTTACATGAATCAAAGCGTTTATGGCTCGTTCCTATTTTCATTCTTGTGCCGGGAGATGCCGTAACACAATTTGTTTCATGGTGGCCTGTCGTTTCTGTTGGCTCACAAACCTATTCTCTGTTCCTTGTTCCATTTTTAATAGGTTTCATGCGAACAATTAAAAGTTATGAACCGACGGAAGCATTATTATTTACAGGGAGACGTGTATTTGGATTAGCTGCCCTTGTTCTGATTCTAGGTGTAGCAAGTTACTGGTGGCCCCTGTTAGCGATTGTAGCGATGGGAGTGGCAATGCTTGGCCGTTTTACAATTTCCATGCAGGAACGCATAGTCGATGAAACCCGTCCAGCGTACTTTGCAGCCCGTAATGATGGATTGGTTGTGTTAGGTACAATTCCAAATACAGCAGGCGCAGAAATGAATCTGAAGCCTGGAGAGGTCATTACAAAAGTGAACGGTGTCATCCCTATGAGTGTCGAGGAGTTTTACGATGCATTGCAGACGAAAACAACAGGTGCATTTTGCAAATTAGAGGTACTCGATACAAACGGTGAACTTCGCCTTGTTCAGAATGCTCTTTATGCTGGTGTACATTATGAATTAGGAATTGTGTTTGTGGAGCAGGAGCATAAATGGGATACGGAAGCTATGTAA
- a CDS encoding S41 family peptidase, translating into MKRRVAIIGMIVAFLVGAGGMFAGMYVLGSNPYMAQTMTGDSTGVKQADLNKIREAYALIDSRYVEDVKDDKLVEGAIQGMLSTLKDPYSTYMDKETAKQFEQSLDPELEGIGAEVNKTDGKLIIVSPIKGSPAEKVGIKPNDQILSVDGNSVKDLSREEAVLKIRGKKGTTVTLEVKRSGVVDPLEFKIKREKIPIFTVFSSVKKENEKNIGYMQITSFSENTAKEFTDQLKELEKKDMQGLVIDVRGNPGGYLNSVQDILKLIMTEKKPMMQVEQRNGKKEKFYTSLKERKSYPISVLIDKGSASASEILAGALKEGEGYALIGENTFGKGTVQQAVPFTDGSNIKLTMFKWLTPDGNWIHKKGIAPTVEVKQPDYYHATPIQIEKTLSYNANDVQVKHAQEMLKNLGYATGREDGYFSKETESAIKAFQNANEMEATGKLDKKTAEAIQNKIIEKIRSGENDLQLQAALKLMAK; encoded by the coding sequence TTGAAACGTAGAGTTGCGATTATTGGAATGATTGTGGCATTTTTAGTTGGTGCTGGCGGAATGTTTGCGGGAATGTATGTATTGGGAAGTAATCCATACATGGCGCAAACGATGACAGGAGATAGTACCGGTGTAAAACAAGCGGATTTGAATAAAATTCGTGAGGCGTATGCACTTATTGATTCACGTTATGTGGAAGACGTGAAGGATGATAAGCTTGTTGAAGGAGCGATACAAGGGATGCTGTCAACGCTGAAAGATCCGTATTCTACATATATGGATAAAGAAACAGCAAAGCAATTTGAGCAGTCGCTTGATCCTGAGTTAGAAGGTATCGGTGCTGAAGTGAACAAGACAGATGGTAAACTTATCATTGTATCTCCAATTAAAGGTTCACCAGCTGAAAAAGTAGGCATTAAACCGAATGATCAAATTTTATCGGTAGATGGAAACAGTGTAAAAGATTTATCACGTGAAGAAGCAGTATTAAAGATCCGTGGTAAAAAAGGAACGACTGTTACACTTGAAGTAAAGCGTTCAGGAGTAGTGGATCCACTAGAATTTAAAATTAAGCGTGAAAAAATTCCTATTTTTACGGTGTTTAGTTCTGTAAAGAAAGAGAATGAGAAAAATATTGGCTATATGCAAATTACATCTTTCTCTGAAAATACAGCGAAAGAATTTACAGATCAATTGAAAGAGCTTGAAAAGAAAGATATGCAAGGGCTTGTCATTGATGTCCGTGGAAATCCCGGAGGCTATTTAAATAGTGTTCAAGATATTTTGAAATTAATCATGACAGAGAAAAAGCCAATGATGCAAGTTGAACAACGAAATGGAAAAAAAGAGAAGTTTTATACTTCACTAAAAGAGCGGAAATCATATCCAATTTCAGTATTAATTGATAAAGGAAGTGCATCGGCTTCAGAAATTTTAGCAGGAGCATTAAAAGAAGGCGAAGGGTATGCACTAATTGGTGAAAATACATTTGGGAAGGGTACTGTTCAGCAAGCCGTTCCATTTACAGATGGTAGCAATATTAAACTTACAATGTTTAAGTGGCTTACACCAGATGGCAATTGGATTCATAAAAAAGGAATTGCCCCAACTGTGGAAGTAAAGCAACCAGATTATTATCATGCAACGCCAATCCAAATCGAGAAGACACTTTCTTATAATGCAAACGATGTACAAGTGAAACATGCACAAGAAATGTTGAAAAATTTAGGATATGCAACAGGGCGTGAAGATGGTTACTTTAGTAAGGAAACAGAATCTGCAATAAAAGCATTCCAAAATGCGAACGAAATGGAAGCGACAGGAAAGCTTGATAAAAAGACAGCAGAAGCGATTCAAAATAAAATTATTGAAAAGATTCGTTCCGGCGAAAATGATCTACAACTACAAGCGGCATTAAAATTAATGGCGAAATAA
- the ftsX gene encoding permease-like cell division protein FtsX: protein MKTKTLSRHLREGVKNLSRNGWMTFASVSAVTVTLLLVGVFLTAIMNMNHFATKVEQDVEMRVHIDPAAKEEDQKKLEEEIGKIAKVDSVKFSSKEEELKRLIKSLGDSGKTFELFEQDNPLKNVYIVKAKEPTDTATIAKKVEKMQFVYNVQYGKNEVKKLFDTVKTGRNIGVALIAGLLFTAMFLISNTIKITIYARSTEIEIMKLVGATNWFIRWPFLLEGLFLGILGSLLPIVVILSSYNSLQGMFNEKLGGTIFELLPYSPFVFQLSGLLMLIGALIGMWGSVMSIRRFLKV from the coding sequence ATGAAGACTAAAACCCTTAGTCGACATTTACGAGAAGGTGTAAAAAATCTATCCCGTAATGGATGGATGACATTTGCTTCTGTAAGTGCGGTAACAGTTACATTATTACTTGTAGGTGTCTTTTTAACAGCGATTATGAATATGAACCACTTTGCAACGAAAGTGGAGCAAGATGTAGAAATGCGTGTACACATTGATCCAGCAGCGAAAGAAGAGGATCAAAAGAAATTAGAAGAAGAGATTGGCAAGATTGCAAAAGTAGATTCTGTTAAATTCTCTTCAAAAGAAGAAGAATTAAAACGTTTAATTAAAAGTTTAGGTGATAGTGGGAAAACTTTCGAGTTATTTGAACAGGATAACCCATTAAAAAATGTATATATTGTAAAAGCAAAAGAACCAACAGATACAGCTACAATTGCGAAAAAAGTTGAAAAAATGCAATTTGTATATAACGTACAATATGGTAAAAATGAAGTAAAGAAACTGTTTGATACAGTAAAAACAGGTCGTAATATTGGGGTTGCATTAATTGCTGGTCTTTTATTCACAGCGATGTTCTTAATCTCTAACACGATTAAAATTACAATCTATGCGAGAAGCACAGAAATTGAAATTATGAAACTTGTTGGGGCGACAAACTGGTTCATTCGTTGGCCGTTTCTATTAGAAGGTTTATTCTTAGGCATATTGGGTTCACTTCTTCCAATTGTCGTGATTTTATCTTCTTATAATTCACTTCAAGGCATGTTTAATGAGAAGCTTGGTGGAACGATTTTCGAACTTCTTCCATATAGCCCGTTTGTATTCCAACTTTCAGGCTTATTAATGCTAATCGGTGCGTTAATTGGTATGTGGGGAAGCGTTATGTCTATCCGTCGTTTCTTAAAAGTGTAA
- the ftsE gene encoding cell division ATP-binding protein FtsE — MITMTNVYKEYPNGMKAIDGLTVKIKQGEFVYVVGPSGAGKSTFIKMMYREEKPSTGSINVNGLVIETLAERDVPYFRRQLGVIFQDFKLLPKLTVYENVAFALEVIEEEPEVIRERVTEVLGLVSLEDRADALPNELSGGEQQRVAIARAIVNRPKVVIADEPTGNLDMETALDIMSIFKRINERGTTIVMATHNSDIVNTIRHRVIAIEGGKIVRDEIEGGYGYED; from the coding sequence ATGATAACAATGACGAATGTGTATAAGGAGTATCCAAATGGTATGAAAGCCATTGATGGGCTCACAGTTAAAATCAAGCAAGGTGAATTCGTATATGTAGTTGGACCGAGTGGAGCCGGAAAATCTACGTTTATTAAGATGATGTATCGTGAAGAAAAACCATCAACAGGGTCTATTAATGTGAATGGGCTTGTAATTGAAACGTTGGCTGAGCGAGATGTACCCTATTTCCGACGTCAACTAGGCGTAATTTTCCAAGACTTTAAATTACTACCTAAATTAACGGTATATGAGAATGTAGCGTTTGCTTTAGAAGTAATTGAAGAAGAGCCTGAGGTAATTCGTGAGCGTGTTACGGAAGTATTAGGTCTTGTTAGTCTTGAGGATCGTGCAGATGCACTTCCAAATGAACTTTCAGGTGGAGAGCAACAGCGTGTTGCAATTGCAAGAGCAATTGTGAATCGTCCGAAAGTTGTAATTGCCGATGAACCAACAGGTAACCTTGATATGGAAACGGCATTGGATATTATGAGTATTTTCAAGCGCATTAATGAACGTGGTACAACAATTGTAATGGCGACGCATAACTCGGATATCGTAAATACAATTCGCCATCGTGTTATTGCAATTGAAGGTGGAAAAATTGTTCGAGATGAGATTGAGGGAGGATACGGATATGAAGACTAA
- the cccB gene encoding cytochrome c551 has product MKKKLLAIVLGTSLVLAVGACGKKEESKSSNQAASTDSAEKIYQKSCAGCHGNDLAGITGPSLETVGGKYGKEDIEKIIAKGRGSMPAGLIQDEEAKKVAEWLAEKK; this is encoded by the coding sequence ATGAAAAAGAAATTGTTGGCTATTGTGTTAGGAACATCATTAGTTCTTGCCGTAGGAGCGTGCGGGAAGAAGGAAGAAAGTAAATCTTCGAATCAAGCTGCAAGTACCGATAGTGCTGAAAAAATTTATCAAAAAAGCTGTGCAGGTTGTCACGGTAATGACTTAGCTGGTATTACCGGACCTAGTTTAGAGACAGTAGGCGGTAAATATGGAAAAGAAGATATTGAAAAAATTATTGCAAAAGGTCGCGGTAGTATGCCAGCAGGCTTGATTCAAGATGAAGAGGCAAAAAAAGTGGCAGAATGGTTAGCGGAAAAGAAATAA
- the prfB gene encoding peptide chain release factor 2 (programmed frameshift) has product MELVEIRQELEKMAKRLAAFRGSLDLPGKEKRIAELEEVMMGASFWDDQKGAQVVINEANALKDMVGKFTDLNEIFENLEVTHELVKEEYDEELHVELEAEVKSLVEEMNEYELQLLLSEEYDKNNAVLELHPGAGGTESQDWGSMLYRMYTRWAEKRGFKVETLDYLPGDEAGIKSVTILIKGHNAYGYLKAEKGVHRLVRISPFDASGRRHTSFVSCEVMPEFSDDIEIEIRTEDLKIDTYRASGAGGQHINTTDSAVRITHIPTNVIVTCQSQRSQIKNREHAMKMLKAKLYQKKLEEQQAELDEIRGEQKEIGWGSQIRSYVFHPYSLVKDHRTNTEVGNVQAVMDGEIDAFIDAYLRSRIS; this is encoded by the exons ATGGAATTAGTAGAAATTAGACAGGAATTAGAGAAAATGGCTAAGAGATTAGCGGCTTTTAGGGGGTCTCTT GACCTCCCTGGAAAAGAAAAACGTATCGCAGAATTAGAAGAAGTGATGATGGGTGCAAGCTTTTGGGATGACCAAAAAGGTGCACAAGTTGTTATTAATGAGGCAAATGCATTAAAGGATATGGTTGGTAAGTTTACGGATCTCAATGAAATATTTGAAAATCTAGAAGTGACACATGAACTTGTAAAAGAAGAATATGATGAAGAGTTACACGTAGAACTTGAAGCTGAAGTAAAGTCTTTAGTCGAAGAAATGAATGAATACGAGCTGCAATTATTGCTGAGCGAAGAATATGATAAAAATAATGCAGTTTTAGAATTACATCCGGGTGCAGGTGGAACGGAATCACAAGATTGGGGTTCTATGCTGTATCGTATGTATACGCGTTGGGCTGAAAAACGCGGTTTTAAGGTGGAAACATTAGACTACCTTCCTGGTGATGAGGCGGGTATTAAAAGTGTTACGATATTAATTAAAGGTCATAATGCTTATGGCTACTTAAAAGCAGAAAAGGGTGTCCATCGTCTTGTACGTATTTCACCATTTGATGCATCTGGACGTCGTCATACATCTTTTGTATCTTGTGAAGTAATGCCGGAATTTAGCGATGATATTGAGATTGAAATCCGTACTGAAGATTTGAAAATAGATACGTACCGTGCAAGTGGTGCAGGTGGCCAGCACATTAATACGACGGACTCTGCGGTTCGTATTACGCACATCCCGACAAACGTTATTGTAACGTGTCAATCTCAGCGTTCGCAGATTAAAAACCGTGAACATGCTATGAAGATGTTGAAAGCAAAGCTATATCAAAAGAAACTAGAGGAACAACAAGCAGAATTAGATGAAATCCGTGGAGAACAAAAAGAAATTGGCTGGGGTAGTCAAATTCGTTCTTACGTATTCCACCCATATTCTCTTGTGAAAGACCATCGTACAAATACGGAAGTTGGTAATGTTCAAGCCGTTATGGATGGAGAAATTGACGCGTTTATCGATGCGTATTTACGTTCTCGCATTTCCTAA
- the secA gene encoding preprotein translocase subunit SecA — protein MIGILKKVFDVNQRQIKRMQKIVDQVEALESSITPLTDEQLKGKTIEFKNRLTKGETVDDLLPEAFAVVREAATRVLGMRPYPVQIMGGISLHEGNIAEMKTGEGKTLTSTLPVYLNALTGKGVHVVTVNEYLAQRDASEMGKLHEFLGLTVGINLNSMSREEKQAAYAADITYSTNNELGFDYLRDNMVLYKEQRVQRSLHFSIIDEVDSILVDEARTPLIISGQAQKSAELYMFANAFVRTLTDEKEYSFDVKTKNVMLTEEGINKAEKAFHIENLFDLKHVALLHHINQALRAHVVMHRDTDYVVQEGEIVIVDQFTGRLMKGRRYSEGLHQAIEAKEGVEIQNESMTLATITFQNYFRMYEKLSGMTGTAKTEEEEFRNIYNMNVIVIPTNKPIVRDDRADLIFKTMEGKFNAVVDDIVKRHKNGQPILVGTVAIETSELISKMLTRKGVRHNILNAKNHAREADIIIEAGYKGAVTIATNMAGRGTDIKLGEGVKEAGGLAVIGTERHESRRIDNQLRGRSGRQGDPGVTQFYLSMEDELMRRFGSDNMKAMMDRLGMDDTQPIESKMVSRAVESAQKRVEGNNYDSRKQLLQYDDVLRQQREVIYKQRQEVMESANLRGIIEGMMHATVERAVALHTQEEIEEDWNIKGLMDYLHANLLQDGDVVEEEIRRLAPEEMSELIFAKVKERYDERETILPEEQMREFEKVVVFRVVDTKWMDHIDAMDHLREGIHLRAYGQIDPLREYQMEGFAMFESMIASIEEEISRYIMKAEIEQNLERQEVAQGEAVHPKDDGEEAKKKPVVKGDQVGRNDLCKCGSGKKYKNCCGIGN, from the coding sequence ATGATCGGTATTTTAAAAAAGGTGTTTGATGTAAACCAACGCCAAATTAAACGTATGCAAAAAATCGTGGATCAAGTAGAAGCACTAGAGTCATCCATTACACCGCTAACTGATGAACAGTTAAAAGGAAAAACGATTGAGTTTAAAAATCGTCTTACAAAAGGTGAGACAGTAGATGATCTATTACCAGAAGCTTTTGCGGTTGTTCGTGAGGCAGCGACACGTGTTCTGGGTATGCGTCCGTATCCTGTACAAATAATGGGTGGTATTTCCTTGCATGAAGGGAATATCGCTGAGATGAAAACAGGGGAAGGTAAAACATTAACTTCTACATTACCTGTTTATTTGAATGCTTTAACAGGTAAAGGTGTTCACGTTGTTACAGTCAACGAATATTTAGCACAGCGTGATGCAAGCGAAATGGGAAAACTACATGAATTCCTCGGTCTTACAGTAGGAATCAACTTAAATAGCATGTCACGTGAGGAAAAACAAGCCGCTTATGCTGCAGATATTACATACAGTACAAACAATGAGCTTGGTTTTGACTATTTACGTGACAACATGGTGCTATATAAGGAACAACGTGTACAGCGTTCTCTTCACTTTTCCATCATTGATGAAGTCGATTCTATTTTAGTCGATGAAGCACGTACACCGCTTATTATTTCTGGACAAGCACAAAAATCAGCAGAATTATATATGTTTGCAAATGCATTTGTACGTACATTAACAGATGAGAAAGAGTATTCATTTGACGTGAAAACGAAAAACGTTATGTTAACAGAAGAAGGGATCAATAAGGCAGAGAAAGCTTTCCATATTGAAAACTTATTCGATTTAAAACATGTTGCACTTCTTCATCATATTAATCAGGCCCTTCGTGCACACGTTGTTATGCACCGTGATACAGATTACGTTGTACAAGAAGGCGAAATCGTAATTGTAGACCAATTTACAGGGCGTCTTATGAAAGGTCGTCGCTATAGCGAAGGTTTACATCAAGCGATTGAAGCAAAAGAAGGCGTAGAAATTCAAAACGAAAGTATGACGCTTGCAACAATTACATTCCAAAACTACTTCCGTATGTATGAAAAGTTATCAGGTATGACGGGTACTGCAAAAACGGAAGAAGAGGAATTCCGCAATATTTATAATATGAATGTTATCGTAATTCCAACAAATAAACCGATTGTTCGTGATGACCGTGCTGATTTAATTTTCAAAACGATGGAAGGGAAATTCAATGCAGTTGTAGACGATATTGTAAAGCGCCATAAAAACGGACAGCCTATTCTTGTTGGTACGGTTGCGATTGAAACGTCCGAGCTCATTTCAAAAATGTTAACGCGCAAAGGTGTACGTCATAACATCTTGAATGCGAAAAATCATGCGCGTGAGGCGGATATTATTATAGAGGCAGGTTATAAAGGTGCAGTAACAATTGCAACAAACATGGCCGGTCGTGGTACGGATATTAAACTGGGCGAAGGCGTAAAAGAAGCTGGTGGCTTAGCTGTTATTGGTACGGAACGTCATGAGAGTCGTCGTATTGACAATCAGTTGCGTGGTCGTTCTGGACGTCAAGGGGACCCTGGTGTAACACAATTCTACTTATCAATGGAAGATGAACTGATGCGCCGCTTCGGTTCTGATAATATGAAAGCGATGATGGATCGTCTTGGTATGGATGATACACAGCCAATTGAGAGTAAAATGGTATCTCGTGCTGTAGAATCTGCACAGAAACGAGTAGAAGGAAATAACTATGATTCACGTAAACAGCTGTTGCAATATGACGATGTACTTCGTCAACAACGTGAAGTGATTTATAAACAGCGTCAAGAGGTAATGGAATCTGCCAACTTACGCGGCATTATTGAAGGTATGATGCACGCTACTGTAGAACGAGCTGTAGCACTTCATACGCAAGAAGAGATTGAAGAGGATTGGAATATCAAAGGTCTGATGGACTACTTACATGCAAACCTTCTTCAAGATGGTGATGTAGTGGAAGAAGAAATACGTCGCCTTGCGCCAGAGGAAATGAGCGAGCTTATCTTTGCAAAAGTAAAAGAACGCTATGATGAGAGAGAAACAATTCTACCGGAAGAACAAATGCGTGAATTTGAGAAAGTTGTTGTATTCCGCGTTGTAGATACGAAATGGATGGATCACATCGATGCAATGGATCATCTTCGTGAAGGTATTCATTTACGTGCGTATGGTCAAATTGATCCGTTACGTGAATATCAAATGGAAGGATTCGCAATGTTTGAATCAATGATTGCTTCCATTGAAGAAGAAATTTCTCGTTACATCATGAAAGCCGAAATTGAACAAAACCTAGAGCGTCAAGAAGTAGCACAAGGTGAAGCAGTTCATCCGAAAGATGACGGTGAAGAAGCGAAAAAGAAACCAGTTGTAAAAGGTGACCAAGTCGGACGTAACGATTTATGCAAATGCGGAAGCGGAAAAAAATATAAAAACTGCTGTGGTATTGGGAACTAG